One Triticum dicoccoides isolate Atlit2015 ecotype Zavitan chromosome 4B, WEW_v2.0, whole genome shotgun sequence genomic window carries:
- the LOC119294678 gene encoding protein enabled-like isoform X1 produces the protein MWEHFPPRASAGSRGPAPHHHRRRHDQQHVAPPDCQQQQHAAPHGDPDPLASVWIRRLHLAPSPPPPRASHPPPPSTPLHGHDAVSARSAGFGPFRWSPRPPVGAWDATPAPAPCGGGGAPPMMSPFFRSPPQPLPALAGAGEFAPVRPTIGFPGMPSPTVLGVNPHASWLPTAAAGPAYPNHDVGMIPVRTSHDLHVRQHSMIPQNFARRAPSSSSENDEPFSYWNMGRFQRSTTTSSISQVAVEPGNFVKKRNADSNSLLPLKFRKLSGAG, from the exons ATGTGGGAGCACTTCCCGCCCCGGGCCTCCGCCGGGAGCCGCGGCCCCGCGccgcaccaccaccgccgccgccacgaccAGCAGCATGTCGCGCCGCCCGActgccagcagcagcagcatgccgcGCCGCACGGCGACCCCGACCCGCTCGCCTCCGTCTGGATCCGCCGCCTCCACCTCGCcccgagcccgccgccgccgcgcgccagcCACCCGCCCCCGCCGTCCACGCCGCTGCACGGCCACGACGCCGTCTCCGCCCGCAGCGCCGGGTTCGGCCCCTTCCGCTGGAGCCCGCGCCCGCCGGTCGGCGCGTGGGACGCCACCCCCGCCCCAGCCCCATGTGGCGGTGGGGGCGCCCCGCCCATGATGTCGCCGTTCTTCCGCTCCCCGCCTCAGCCGCTCCCGGCGCTCGCGGGTGCTGGGGAGTTCGCGCCCGTCAGGCCCACGATCGGGTTCCCCGGGATGCCGTCGCCGACGGTACTTGGTGTCAACCCTCACGCATCCTGGCTACCGACGGCAGCTGCAG GTCCAGCCTATCCTAACCATGATGTGGGCATGATTCCCGTAAGAACTTCTCAT GATCTCCATGTTAGACAACACAGCATGATCCCACAAAATTTCGCAAGGCGCGCCCCTAGTTCCAGCAGCGAAAACGACGAGCCTTTCTCCTATTGGAACATGGGGAGGTTCCAGAGAAGCACCACGACTTCGTCGATCTCTCAGGTTGCTGTTGAGCCTGGCAATTTTGTGAAGAAGAGAAATGCAGACTCCAACAGCTTGCTCCCTCTCAAGTTCAGAAAGCTGAGTGGGGCTGGATAA
- the LOC119294678 gene encoding protein enabled-like isoform X2, whose translation MWEHFPPRASAGSRGPAPHHHRRRHDQQHVAPPDCQQQQHAAPHGDPDPLASVWIRRLHLAPSPPPPRASHPPPPSTPLHGHDAVSARSAGFGPFRWSPRPPVGAWDATPAPAPCGGGGAPPMMSPFFRSPPQPLPALAGAGEFAPVRPTIGFPGMPSPTVLGVNPHASWLPTAAAGPAYPNHDVGMIPDLHVRQHSMIPQNFARRAPSSSSENDEPFSYWNMGRFQRSTTTSSISQVAVEPGNFVKKRNADSNSLLPLKFRKLSGAG comes from the exons ATGTGGGAGCACTTCCCGCCCCGGGCCTCCGCCGGGAGCCGCGGCCCCGCGccgcaccaccaccgccgccgccacgaccAGCAGCATGTCGCGCCGCCCGActgccagcagcagcagcatgccgcGCCGCACGGCGACCCCGACCCGCTCGCCTCCGTCTGGATCCGCCGCCTCCACCTCGCcccgagcccgccgccgccgcgcgccagcCACCCGCCCCCGCCGTCCACGCCGCTGCACGGCCACGACGCCGTCTCCGCCCGCAGCGCCGGGTTCGGCCCCTTCCGCTGGAGCCCGCGCCCGCCGGTCGGCGCGTGGGACGCCACCCCCGCCCCAGCCCCATGTGGCGGTGGGGGCGCCCCGCCCATGATGTCGCCGTTCTTCCGCTCCCCGCCTCAGCCGCTCCCGGCGCTCGCGGGTGCTGGGGAGTTCGCGCCCGTCAGGCCCACGATCGGGTTCCCCGGGATGCCGTCGCCGACGGTACTTGGTGTCAACCCTCACGCATCCTGGCTACCGACGGCAGCTGCAG GTCCAGCCTATCCTAACCATGATGTGGGCATGATTCCC GATCTCCATGTTAGACAACACAGCATGATCCCACAAAATTTCGCAAGGCGCGCCCCTAGTTCCAGCAGCGAAAACGACGAGCCTTTCTCCTATTGGAACATGGGGAGGTTCCAGAGAAGCACCACGACTTCGTCGATCTCTCAGGTTGCTGTTGAGCCTGGCAATTTTGTGAAGAAGAGAAATGCAGACTCCAACAGCTTGCTCCCTCTCAAGTTCAGAAAGCTGAGTGGGGCTGGATAA
- the LOC119294679 gene encoding polygalacturonate 4-alpha-galacturonosyltransferase-like, which translates to MARAASLAALCLLLLAAAAAAGARMDLIYSGQLVPDWSREPKIKPQNFSLNREDNLQLLSRSRDVTRRKLGERTGVIKMETVQQDDEALVKLENAGFERSKAVDSAVLGKYSLWRRENENEKADANVRLMRDQMIMARIYSVLAKSRDKLDLYRELLARIKESQRSLGEATADSDLPKSASERAKAMGLVLSKARDQLYDCKEITHRLRSMLQSADEQVRSLKKQSTFLSQLAAKTIPNGIHCLSMRLTIDYYLLSPEKRKFPNSENLEDPDLYHYALFSDNVLAASVVVNSTIVNAKEPEKHVFHLVTDKLNFGAMNMWFLLNPPGDATIHVENVDDFKWLNSSYCPVLKQLESAAMKEYYFKADRQKTLSAGSSNLKYRNPKYLSMLNHLRFYLPQVYPKLNKILFLDDDIVVQKDLTGLWEVDLNGNVNGAVETCGESFHRFDKYLNFSNPNISQNFDPNACGWAYGMNIFDLEEWKKKDITGIYHKWQNMNENRLLWKLGTLPPGLMTFYKLTHPLDKSWHVLGLGYNPTVEHAEIDTAAVIHYNGNMKPWLEIAMTKYRPYWTQYINYEHSYVRGCKISQ; encoded by the exons ATGGCGCGCGCGGCCTCCCTGGCGgcgctctgcctcctcctcctcgccgccgccgccgccgccggag CTCGAATGGACCTGATTTATTCTGGCCAACTG GTGCCGGACTGGAGCAGGGAACCCAAGATTAAACCGCAGAATTTCTCCCTGAATCGAGAGG ATAATCTTCAGCTCCTAAGCAGGTCACGAGATGTGACTCGCAGG AAATTGGGGGAGAGGACCGGTGTAATAAAGATGGAAACAGTACAGCAGGATGATGAAGCCCTGGTTAAACTTGAGAATGCAGGTTTTGAGCGTTCAAAAGCAGTTGATTCTGCTGTGCTGGGAAAATATAGTCTATGGAGACGCGAAAATGAAAACGAGAAGGCGGATGCAAATGTCCGTCTGATGCGGGACCAAATGATCATGGCTAGAATATATTCCGTGCTTGCCAAATCCAGGGACAAGCTCGATCTTTATCGGGAGCTACTCGCCAGGATCAAGGAAAGCCAGCGCTCCCTTGGGGAAGCTACTGCTGATTCTGATCTCCCTAAGAG TGCTTCTGAGAGAGCAAAAGCGATGGGTCTAGTTTTATCAAAAGCAAGGGATCAATTGTACGATTGCAAGGAAATTACCCATCGTTTAAGATCAATGCTTCAGTCAGCTGATGAGCAGGTCCGGAGCTTAAAGAAGCAGAGCACCTTCCTCAGTCAGTTGGCAGCTAAGACAATACCGAATGGCATACATTGCTTGTCCATGCGCTTAACAATAGACTATTACCTTCTCTCTCCAGAGAAAAGAAAGTTCCCTAATAGTGAGAATTTGGAAGATCCTGATCTTTATCACTATGCTCTTTTTTCGGACAATGTTCTGGCAGCATCAGTTGTGGTTAACTCAACCATCGTGAACGCAAAG GAGCCTGAGAAGCATGTCTTTCATCTTGTTACTGACAAACTGAACTTTGGGGCAATGAACATGTGGTTCTTGTTGAATCCACCTGGGGATGCCACAATCCATGTTGAAAATGTGGATGACTTCAAATGGTTGAACTCTTCGTACTGCCCTGTTTTGAAGCAGCTCGAGTCTGCAGCCATGAAAGAGTACTACTTTAAGGCAGATCGTCAAAAAACTCTCTCTGCTGGGTCCTCTAATCTGAAGTACCGAAACCCAAAATATCTGTCCATGCTCAACCATCTAAGATTTTACCTGCCACAAGTCTATCCTAAGTTGAATAAAATCCTTTTCCTCGATGACGACATTGTGGTCCAGAAGGACTTGACCGGACTGTGGGAGGTTGATCTTAATGGGAATGTAAATGGTGCTGTGGAAACGTGCGGGGAGAGCTTCCACCGATTTGACAAGTACCTCAATTTCTCGAACCCAAATATTTCGCAGAATTTTGATCCTAACGCATGTGGTTGGGCTTATGGAATGAATATATTTGATCTGGAGGAGTGGAAGAAGAAGGACATTACTGGAATTTACCATAAGTGGCAGAACATG AATGAAAACAGGCTGCTGTGGAAACTGGGGACGCTCCCGCCAGGCCTGATGACTTTCTACAAGCTGACGCACCCCCTGGACAAATCATGGCATGTGCTTGGGTTAGGGTACAACCCGACGGTCGAGCACGCGGAGATCGACACCGCCGCCGTCATCCACTACAACGGGAACATGAAGCCGTGGCTGGAGATTGCGATGACCAAGTACCGGCCTTACTGGACGCAGTACATCAACTACGAGCACTCCTATGTCCGGGGCTGCAAGATCAGTCAATAG